One window from the genome of Mycolicibacterium gadium encodes:
- a CDS encoding solute symporter family protein gives MNHDTLTILAAEGTTVGSPTANIGIFGLFVAITLFIVIRASKKNATAAEFFTAGRSFTGPQNGIAISGDYLSAASFLGIAGAIAVYGYDGFLYSIGFLVAWLVALLLVAELLRNAGKFTMADVLSFRLKQRPVRMAAATTTLAVCLFYLLAQMAGAGGLVALLLNVTSDIGQALVIAVVGLLMIAYVLIGGMKGTTWVQIIKAVLLIGGAAMMTVWVLAKFGLNFSEMLGAAQSAVSGSSDAAVASRDVLAPGAQYGASLTSQINFISLALALVLGTAGLPHVLMRFYTVPTAKEARRSVVWAIVLIGAFYLFTLALGYGAAALVGPDAIREAPGGQNSAAPLLAFELGGVVLLGIISAVAFATILAVVAGLTITAATSFAHDIYASVMKSHEVSESEQVRVSRITVVVIGVLSIGLGILAAEQNIAFLVALAFAVAAAANLPTIIYSLYWPRFNTRGALWSMYGGLISTIVLIIFSPAVSGAKTAMLPNIDFAFFPLANPGIVSIPLAFILGIVGTLSSPDRGDPEINAEFEVRCLTGVGAEKAVSH, from the coding sequence ATGAACCACGACACTCTGACCATCCTCGCCGCCGAGGGCACCACCGTCGGCAGTCCGACTGCAAATATCGGCATCTTCGGTCTCTTCGTAGCGATCACGCTCTTCATCGTCATCCGCGCGAGCAAGAAGAACGCCACTGCCGCCGAATTCTTCACCGCGGGAAGGTCTTTCACCGGACCGCAAAACGGCATCGCAATCTCCGGTGATTACCTGTCCGCAGCCAGCTTCCTCGGAATCGCGGGAGCCATCGCCGTCTACGGCTACGACGGCTTCCTCTACTCCATCGGCTTCCTGGTGGCTTGGCTGGTGGCCCTGCTGTTGGTCGCCGAGTTGCTGCGCAACGCAGGCAAATTCACGATGGCCGACGTGCTGAGCTTCCGGCTCAAGCAGCGCCCGGTAAGGATGGCAGCCGCGACGACCACGTTGGCTGTGTGCCTGTTCTACCTGCTTGCGCAGATGGCGGGTGCGGGCGGTCTGGTCGCCCTGCTGCTCAACGTCACCAGCGACATCGGTCAGGCGCTGGTCATTGCCGTCGTGGGTCTGCTGATGATCGCCTACGTGCTGATCGGTGGCATGAAGGGCACGACCTGGGTGCAGATCATCAAGGCAGTCCTGCTGATCGGCGGCGCGGCCATGATGACGGTGTGGGTGCTGGCCAAGTTCGGCCTGAACTTCTCCGAGATGCTCGGCGCCGCCCAGTCCGCGGTCTCGGGCTCGTCGGATGCGGCCGTCGCAAGCCGTGACGTCCTGGCGCCCGGCGCCCAGTACGGCGCCTCGCTGACGTCGCAGATCAACTTCATCTCGCTGGCGCTGGCGCTCGTGCTCGGCACCGCGGGCCTCCCCCACGTGCTGATGCGCTTCTACACCGTCCCCACCGCCAAGGAGGCGCGTCGCTCGGTGGTGTGGGCGATCGTGCTGATCGGCGCGTTCTACCTGTTCACCCTCGCCCTCGGCTACGGCGCCGCGGCTCTCGTCGGACCCGATGCGATTCGCGAGGCACCCGGCGGACAGAATTCCGCAGCGCCGTTGCTGGCGTTCGAACTCGGTGGTGTGGTCCTGCTCGGCATCATCTCGGCCGTCGCCTTCGCGACGATCCTCGCGGTGGTCGCAGGCCTGACCATCACGGCCGCAACGTCATTCGCTCATGACATCTACGCCAGCGTGATGAAGAGCCATGAGGTCAGCGAGAGCGAGCAGGTTCGCGTATCCCGCATCACCGTGGTGGTGATCGGCGTCCTGTCGATCGGCCTCGGCATCCTCGCCGCAGAGCAGAACATCGCGTTCCTGGTGGCGCTGGCGTTCGCGGTGGCCGCAGCGGCCAACCTGCCGACGATCATCTACTCGCTGTACTGGCCGCGGTTCAACACCCGCGGTGCGCTGTGGAGCATGTACGGCGGCCTCATCTCGACGATCGTGCTGATCATCTTCTCGCCCGCGGTGTCCGGCGCGAAGACCGCGATGTTGCCGAACATCGACTTCGCTTTCTTCCCGTTGGCAAACCCCGGCATCGTGTCGATTCCACTGGCGTTCATCCTCGGCATCGTCGGCACGCTGAGTTCGCCGGACCGCGGCGACCCGGAGATCAACGCGGAGTTCGAGGTGCGCTGCCTGACCGGCGTCGGGGCCGAGAAGGCTGTCAGCCACTGA
- a CDS encoding DUF485 domain-containing protein encodes MPTTETAVSGEKYLAVQASPEFQELRSRLRRFVFPMSALFLLWYAAYVILGAFANDFMAIKVWGNINVGILVGLGQFVSTFVITAIYVRFANRELDPRAKAIRDELEGGVA; translated from the coding sequence ATGCCGACAACAGAAACCGCAGTCAGCGGCGAAAAGTACCTGGCCGTCCAGGCCAGCCCGGAATTTCAGGAACTGCGAAGCCGATTGCGCCGCTTCGTATTCCCTATGAGCGCGCTATTTCTACTCTGGTACGCCGCGTACGTGATCCTCGGCGCTTTCGCCAATGACTTCATGGCTATCAAGGTGTGGGGCAACATCAACGTCGGCATCCTCGTCGGGCTCGGCCAATTCGTGTCGACCTTCGTCATCACCGCAATCTATGTGCGGTTCGCCAACCGGGAACTCGACCCGCGCGCCAAGGCGATCCGCGACGAGCTCGAGGGCGGTGTGGCATGA
- a CDS encoding sodium/solute symporter: MTGSPLTAAALLVAVIATVAIGVYGVRFSRTTSDFLVASRTVGPQWNAAAISGEYLSAASFLGVAGLIAKYGADALWYPVGFTAGYLGLLLFVAAPLRRTGAYTVPDFAEFRLGSARLRKVAMIVVVVVCIYYLVPQYQGAGLALKALLGLPVWVGPLVVGAIVISNVVAGGMRSITFVQAFQYWLKLTAIAIPALALLGLFVTDRGDLGGPMPPTVTAATTVAIETDVMVRVADPAGITVTGMLDGTPVDAQPIPAPGAHTLKAGTTLILAAGAATPVVAGTPSSGTEWIASGSGLGGDHPLYQVLSIIVATFLGTMGLPHVLVRFYTNPDGRAARRTALAVIALLSLFYLFPTLLGVFSRLYVPRILITGNADAAVLLAPSTAIGGPAGQLLAALVAAGAIAAFLATSSGLLVSIAGALATDVMRGRVRDFRVAAVVGGLIPIPLSLATTGELELSRSVGLAFAVAASTLCPLLVLGIWWRGLTAWGAACGLVVGGVLSGTAVTVAVAGGIDEDVLGGWPAVMIGYPAAVTVPLAFATMILVSALTRASAPADVAQIFARMHLPERLGMGVERVPRG; encoded by the coding sequence ATGACCGGCTCGCCCTTGACGGCGGCCGCCCTGCTCGTGGCCGTCATCGCGACCGTCGCCATCGGCGTCTACGGGGTGCGGTTCTCCCGCACCACATCCGACTTCCTGGTCGCCTCACGCACCGTCGGTCCGCAATGGAACGCCGCCGCGATCTCCGGCGAATACCTCTCGGCCGCATCGTTCCTCGGCGTCGCCGGGCTGATCGCCAAATACGGCGCCGACGCGCTGTGGTATCCGGTCGGCTTCACCGCGGGATATCTCGGCCTGCTGCTGTTCGTCGCCGCGCCGCTGCGTCGCACCGGCGCCTATACGGTGCCCGACTTCGCCGAGTTCCGACTGGGCTCGGCGAGGCTGCGCAAGGTCGCCATGATCGTCGTCGTGGTGGTGTGCATCTACTACCTGGTGCCGCAATACCAAGGTGCCGGGCTCGCGCTGAAAGCCCTTCTGGGTCTACCGGTTTGGGTGGGGCCATTGGTGGTCGGCGCCATCGTCATCTCGAACGTGGTGGCCGGCGGTATGCGGTCGATCACGTTTGTCCAGGCGTTCCAATACTGGTTGAAACTGACCGCGATCGCGATACCCGCGCTCGCGCTGCTCGGCCTGTTCGTCACCGACCGCGGCGATCTCGGTGGCCCGATGCCTCCTACGGTCACCGCGGCCACCACGGTCGCGATCGAAACCGATGTGATGGTTCGGGTCGCCGATCCGGCAGGCATCACGGTGACGGGCATGCTCGACGGCACACCCGTTGACGCCCAGCCGATCCCGGCGCCGGGCGCTCATACCCTCAAAGCAGGCACGACACTGATCCTTGCCGCGGGCGCAGCGACACCTGTGGTGGCAGGCACACCCAGCAGCGGCACCGAGTGGATCGCGTCCGGCAGCGGGCTCGGCGGTGACCATCCGCTCTATCAGGTGCTGTCGATCATCGTCGCAACGTTCCTGGGCACCATGGGTTTACCGCACGTGCTCGTGCGTTTCTACACCAACCCCGACGGCCGCGCGGCCCGGCGTACAGCGCTGGCGGTCATCGCTCTGCTGTCGCTGTTCTATCTGTTTCCGACGCTGCTCGGGGTCTTCTCACGCCTCTACGTTCCGCGGATCCTGATCACCGGGAACGCCGACGCCGCGGTCCTTCTCGCGCCGTCGACCGCGATCGGCGGGCCGGCGGGGCAGTTGCTTGCCGCACTCGTCGCCGCCGGTGCCATCGCGGCGTTCCTTGCGACGTCGTCCGGGCTGCTGGTCAGCATCGCGGGGGCGTTGGCCACCGACGTGATGCGCGGCCGGGTGCGGGACTTCCGGGTGGCCGCGGTGGTCGGCGGACTGATCCCGATTCCGCTGTCACTGGCCACCACCGGCGAGCTGGAGTTGTCCCGCAGCGTCGGCCTGGCGTTCGCCGTCGCCGCGTCCACGTTGTGCCCGCTGCTCGTGCTCGGTATCTGGTGGCGGGGGCTGACCGCCTGGGGTGCCGCCTGCGGCCTGGTGGTCGGCGGCGTGCTGTCGGGCACCGCGGTCACCGTGGCCGTGGCGGGTGGGATCGACGAGGACGTTCTCGGCGGCTGGCCCGCGGTGATGATCGGGTACCCCGCCGCGGTCACCGTTCCGCTGGCATTCGCCACGATGATCCTGGTCAGCGCCCTGACACGGGCCTCGGCGCCAGCTGACGTCGCACAGATCTTCGCCCGCATGCACCTGCCGGAACGGCTGGGCATGGGCGTGGAGCGCGTGCCCCGCGGTTGA
- a CDS encoding LytR/AlgR family response regulator transcription factor: MNKLLTVLAVDDEAPALDELAYLLDQHGDIGRVLRAGDATSALRELNRCNVDAIFLDINMPGLSGIELAGVLANFSHRPAIVFVTAHDDKAVAAFDVGALDYLLKPIRQDRLDEAVRRVLTARVTEPTDQPDDDVIPAELGGVTHLVPRDTIGWVEAEGDYARLHSASGSHLVRIPLSTLESRWRDKGFHRVHRSYLVALRLVTGLRNSDGGVLVRLRANGASPPVELPVSRRQARELRDRVVRDPMRNLKPDD; this comes from the coding sequence ATGAACAAGCTCCTTACGGTGCTCGCGGTCGACGACGAGGCGCCCGCGCTCGACGAGCTCGCCTACCTCCTCGACCAGCACGGTGACATCGGCAGAGTGCTGCGCGCCGGCGACGCCACATCGGCTTTGCGTGAACTCAACCGCTGCAACGTCGACGCGATCTTCCTCGACATCAACATGCCCGGGCTGTCCGGCATCGAGCTCGCCGGTGTGCTCGCCAATTTCTCGCACCGGCCGGCCATCGTGTTCGTCACGGCCCACGACGACAAGGCCGTCGCGGCATTCGACGTCGGCGCGCTGGACTACCTGCTCAAGCCGATCCGCCAAGACCGCCTCGATGAGGCGGTGCGACGCGTGCTGACGGCGCGGGTCACCGAACCCACCGATCAGCCTGACGACGACGTGATTCCCGCCGAACTGGGCGGCGTCACGCACCTGGTCCCACGGGACACCATCGGTTGGGTGGAGGCCGAGGGCGACTACGCGCGGCTGCACTCGGCGTCGGGGTCCCACCTGGTCCGCATTCCGCTGAGCACCCTGGAAAGTCGTTGGCGCGACAAGGGTTTCCACCGGGTGCACCGGTCGTATCTGGTGGCGCTGCGACTGGTCACCGGGCTGCGCAACAGCGACGGCGGCGTGCTGGTGCGCCTGCGCGCCAACGGCGCCTCGCCGCCGGTCGAGCTGCCGGTCAGCCGGCGACAGGCCCGCGAACTGCGCGACCGTGTCGTCCGCGACCCGATGCGGAACCTGAAACCCGATGACTAG
- a CDS encoding sensor histidine kinase yields the protein MSGELAIILAAVLLVAAVGAAVITVRTRRVVATPTERAVHAALHTASLAARALRQGLDTESADTAAPFLRGLTGTEGVAIFSAEGRLLAQDPEDDALWTPDVFDACERAAHESIAGGRRMLTHARTSTVVAQPMLAEGGDALGALVVVTARAPAPGLLGAVGEVARYATSQIELAELDASRARLDRAEVLALRAQISPHFIYNALNTIASFVRTDPDRARELILEFADFTRYSFRAAGQYTTLADELRNIDRYLTLERARFGDALKVRLQVAPEVLNVVVPFLALQPLVENAVRHGFAGQRGGEIEIIARDEGSDCVITIEDNGVGMDPDTLRTGHGDVLTNDGALTNEGALADDGALAEEKKDSAHVGLTNVDHRLRAAFGNDYGLVVETAVGAGTKVVMRVPKFRAGVRV from the coding sequence ATGTCCGGCGAGCTCGCAATAATCCTGGCTGCGGTGCTGCTCGTGGCCGCGGTGGGCGCCGCGGTCATCACGGTGCGCACGCGCCGGGTCGTCGCGACCCCCACCGAGCGCGCCGTCCACGCGGCCCTGCACACCGCGTCACTGGCCGCCCGGGCCCTGCGCCAGGGCCTGGACACCGAATCCGCCGACACCGCCGCCCCGTTTCTGCGCGGGCTCACCGGGACCGAGGGTGTGGCGATCTTCTCCGCCGAGGGCCGACTGCTCGCGCAGGATCCCGAAGACGACGCACTGTGGACGCCCGACGTGTTCGACGCATGCGAGCGCGCAGCCCACGAGTCGATCGCCGGTGGACGACGAATGCTCACCCACGCGCGGACGTCGACGGTTGTCGCGCAGCCGATGCTCGCCGAGGGTGGCGACGCACTCGGCGCCCTCGTCGTCGTGACCGCCCGCGCCCCCGCGCCCGGCCTGCTCGGCGCCGTCGGTGAGGTTGCCCGGTACGCGACCAGCCAGATCGAGCTCGCCGAACTCGACGCCTCCCGCGCCCGACTCGACCGCGCCGAGGTGCTCGCCCTGCGCGCGCAGATCAGCCCCCACTTCATCTACAACGCGCTGAACACGATCGCGTCGTTCGTGCGCACCGACCCCGACCGCGCCCGCGAGCTCATCCTCGAGTTCGCCGATTTCACCCGCTACTCGTTCCGGGCCGCGGGGCAGTACACGACGCTCGCCGACGAGCTGCGCAACATCGACCGCTATCTCACGCTCGAGCGTGCGCGATTCGGCGACGCCCTCAAGGTCAGGCTTCAGGTCGCGCCGGAGGTGCTCAACGTCGTCGTACCGTTTCTCGCGCTGCAGCCCCTGGTCGAGAACGCGGTCCGGCACGGCTTCGCCGGACAGCGCGGTGGCGAGATCGAGATCATCGCCCGTGACGAAGGATCGGATTGCGTCATCACGATCGAGGACAACGGCGTCGGGATGGACCCCGACACGTTGCGCACCGGCCACGGCGACGTCCTGACCAACGACGGGGCCCTGACCAACGAGGGGGCACTGGCCGACGACGGGGCACTGGCCGAGGAGAAGAAGGACTCCGCACACGTGGGGCTGACCAATGTCGATCACCGCCTGCGCGCGGCCTTCGGCAACGACTACGGTCTGGTGGTCGAAACAGCAGTCGGCGCAGGCACAAAGGTCGTGATGCGAGTACCCAAATTCCGCGCGGGCGTGCGCGTATGA
- a CDS encoding HhH-GPD-type base excision DNA repair protein: protein MAKLQLVQDPAADELLESNPFALLTGMTLDQQYPMEHAFAGPKKIADRIGGFDVREIADYDPEEFAALCSKTPAIHRFPGSMAKKIQAIAQLIVTDYGGDTAGLWTSGDPDGAEVLRRIKALPGFGEQKAKIFLALLGKQYGVTPAGWRKAAGDYGKAGSFLSVADVVDPGSLERVRNYKKQAKAAAKAAKG from the coding sequence GTGGCAAAACTGCAGCTGGTTCAAGATCCCGCGGCCGACGAACTGCTCGAATCCAATCCATTCGCGTTGCTGACCGGTATGACGCTGGATCAGCAGTACCCGATGGAGCATGCATTCGCGGGCCCGAAGAAGATCGCCGACCGCATCGGTGGGTTCGATGTCAGGGAGATCGCCGATTACGACCCCGAAGAGTTCGCCGCGCTGTGTTCGAAAACCCCTGCGATACATCGCTTTCCAGGATCCATGGCCAAGAAGATCCAGGCCATCGCCCAGCTCATCGTCACCGACTATGGCGGAGATACGGCGGGGCTGTGGACGTCCGGCGATCCGGACGGGGCCGAGGTGCTTCGTCGCATCAAGGCGCTGCCCGGGTTCGGCGAGCAGAAGGCCAAGATCTTCCTCGCCCTGCTCGGCAAGCAATACGGCGTGACGCCGGCGGGGTGGCGCAAGGCCGCCGGCGATTACGGGAAGGCCGGCTCGTTCCTGTCGGTGGCCGACGTGGTCGATCCCGGTTCGCTGGAAAGGGTGCGGAACTACAAGAAGCAGGCCAAGGCGGCGGCCAAGGCCGCGAAAGGCTAG
- a CDS encoding recombinase family protein yields MTCILGYAAASAVGQNLEGQLAALSAEGVDPRRVFTDRVSETADRARAGLYAMLSYARSGDTVIVVALDRLGRSTAEVTRTIADLTDRGLRLRALREGLDTGTATGRVVAGILRGLAELDLQPHREPS; encoded by the coding sequence ATGACCTGCATTTTGGGTTACGCCGCCGCGAGCGCCGTCGGGCAGAACCTCGAGGGTCAGCTCGCCGCGCTCAGCGCCGAGGGCGTCGACCCCAGACGGGTGTTCACCGACAGGGTGTCCGAAACGGCCGACCGCGCCCGCGCCGGGTTGTACGCGATGCTGAGCTACGCCCGCTCCGGTGACACGGTCATCGTCGTCGCGCTCGACCGCCTCGGCCGCTCGACCGCAGAGGTCACCCGAACCATCGCCGACCTCACCGATCGCGGATTGCGACTGCGGGCGTTGCGCGAGGGTCTGGACACCGGCACGGCGACAGGTCGTGTCGTCGCAGGGATCCTGCGCGGCCTGGCCGAACTCGACCTGCAACCCCACCGCGAGCCGAGCTAG
- a CDS encoding nitroreductase family protein, protein MELSDVMRTTGAVRRFTDDPVPDEVLERILDNARFAPTGGNRQGTHVIVIRDRETRKALADLSVTGARRYTAQVKNGEFPWNPVKPMQVTTEEVAATEAGPYLPFVYCGAVLVVCVDLNVCAAFDQHLDRIGLIAGASVYPFVWNILLAARDEGYGGVLATVTVAEEPRAKDLLGIPEDYAIAALLPIGKPVKQVRRLTRKPVAEIATRERFDGEPFRA, encoded by the coding sequence ATGGAGCTTTCCGACGTCATGCGAACAACCGGTGCTGTCCGTCGATTCACCGACGACCCCGTGCCCGACGAGGTGCTCGAGCGCATCCTCGACAACGCTCGGTTCGCGCCCACCGGCGGCAACCGCCAAGGCACCCATGTCATCGTGATCCGCGATCGCGAGACCCGGAAGGCGCTGGCCGACCTCAGCGTGACGGGTGCGCGCCGCTACACGGCTCAGGTCAAGAACGGCGAATTCCCGTGGAATCCGGTGAAGCCCATGCAGGTCACGACGGAGGAAGTCGCCGCGACCGAGGCGGGTCCCTATCTTCCGTTCGTCTACTGCGGAGCCGTCCTGGTGGTGTGCGTGGACCTGAACGTGTGCGCGGCATTCGACCAGCACCTCGACCGGATCGGGCTGATCGCGGGCGCGTCGGTGTATCCATTCGTGTGGAACATCCTGCTCGCTGCGCGTGATGAGGGCTATGGCGGCGTGCTGGCGACCGTGACCGTGGCCGAGGAACCCCGCGCCAAGGACCTGCTCGGTATCCCAGAGGACTACGCGATCGCCGCGCTGCTGCCGATCGGCAAACCGGTGAAGCAGGTGCGCAGGCTCACCCGCAAGCCGGTTGCCGAGATCGCGACCCGCGAGCGCTTCGACGGTGAGCCGTTTCGCGCTTAG
- a CDS encoding DUF1059 domain-containing protein: MKTHLNCPCGEAIRGENEDDLVEKAQAHLSEVHPGRDYDRDAILFMAY; the protein is encoded by the coding sequence ATGAAGACACACCTGAATTGCCCGTGCGGCGAGGCGATCCGCGGTGAGAACGAGGACGATCTCGTCGAGAAGGCTCAGGCTCACCTGTCAGAGGTGCATCCCGGCCGCGATTACGACCGAGATGCCATCCTCTTCATGGCTTACTGA
- a CDS encoding Rv1157c family protein has product MSTPTMFATAAVALGSSVTLLFGGVTGVAGAQPAPAPAQPIDALQAPGLPAVQSLGPIIQQAAADPTSAASTLMAAAAVFAGDAAAPPDSRNVASAVNQFVAHTPAPGAAPGTVAHLPAGVNPAHAVGPAPEELPAPEAAAALPAPEAAAPAPGPAPEVAVPVPAPAPAPGPDPAAAAPAAAPGGPDFGPDSPTTQDFLYPSISNGCLKDGGNVLATAISVAGPAKIPTPGPGPGQTAYVFTAIGTPGPAAEQKLPLNVTWVNLTTGKSGGATLVPRSDINPQGPTTLTAIADTGSGSIISTIFGQVTTTEKQCQFMPTIGSTVVP; this is encoded by the coding sequence ATGTCAACTCCGACGATGTTCGCCACCGCTGCCGTTGCGCTCGGCTCATCGGTCACGCTGCTGTTCGGCGGCGTGACCGGTGTGGCCGGCGCACAGCCGGCGCCCGCCCCGGCACAACCCATCGACGCGCTGCAGGCCCCTGGTCTCCCTGCGGTACAGAGTCTCGGACCGATCATTCAGCAGGCCGCCGCCGATCCGACCAGCGCGGCCTCGACGTTGATGGCCGCCGCCGCGGTGTTCGCCGGCGACGCCGCCGCACCGCCCGACTCACGCAACGTCGCGTCGGCCGTCAACCAGTTCGTCGCCCACACGCCAGCCCCCGGTGCGGCGCCGGGCACGGTGGCGCACCTGCCCGCGGGGGTCAATCCCGCCCATGCCGTCGGTCCCGCGCCGGAGGAACTGCCTGCCCCCGAGGCCGCCGCGGCACTACCCGCGCCCGAGGCCGCAGCGCCGGCGCCCGGTCCCGCACCGGAGGTCGCCGTTCCGGTCCCCGCGCCGGCACCTGCGCCAGGCCCGGATCCCGCTGCCGCCGCACCCGCCGCAGCGCCCGGCGGCCCCGACTTCGGTCCGGACTCCCCGACGACGCAGGACTTCCTGTACCCGTCGATCAGCAACGGATGCCTCAAGGATGGGGGAAACGTGCTCGCCACAGCGATTTCGGTGGCGGGTCCCGCGAAGATCCCGACGCCGGGACCGGGACCGGGCCAGACGGCCTACGTATTCACCGCGATCGGCACCCCGGGTCCCGCTGCGGAGCAGAAGCTGCCGCTGAACGTCACCTGGGTGAACCTGACGACCGGCAAGTCCGGCGGAGCCACCCTGGTGCCACGGTCAGACATCAACCCCCAGGGGCCGACCACGCTGACGGCGATTGCCGACACCGGTTCGGGCAGCATCATCTCGACGATCTTCGGTCAGGTCACCACGACCGAGAAGCAATGCCAGTTCATGCCGACCATCGGTTCGACGGTCGTCCCCTGA
- a CDS encoding mannosyltransferase produces the protein MPARLAAAAPVLLVISIVVRLAWTYLVPNGANFVDLHVYVGGAGMLDHPGTLYDYVYADQTPDFPLPFTYPPFAAIVFYPLHLLPFGLVAFAWQLGLFAALYGVVRISQRLLGCTNQRTAMVWTAVGIWIEPLRSTFDYGQINVLLVLAVLYAVYSTRWWVSGLLVGLAAGVKLTPAVAGLYFLGARRWAAVVFSAVVFLATVGISWLIIGGETRYYFRELLGDASRVGPIGTSFNQSWRGGISRILGHDAGYGPLVLAGIAVTALLAVLAWRAIGGASDRLGAIVVVQLFGLLLSPISWTHHWVWLIPLMIWLLHGPLRDRLGAKVLGWGWLALTLIGVPWLLSFAQPTIWVISRPWYLAWAGLIYIVATLVTLAWIAATGRRSR, from the coding sequence TTGCCTGCCCGACTGGCGGCCGCGGCGCCGGTTCTGTTGGTGATCAGCATCGTCGTGCGCCTGGCGTGGACGTATCTGGTGCCCAACGGGGCCAACTTCGTCGATCTGCACGTGTATGTCGGCGGCGCGGGCATGCTCGATCATCCGGGCACGCTCTACGACTACGTCTACGCCGATCAGACGCCGGACTTCCCGCTGCCGTTCACGTATCCGCCGTTCGCGGCCATCGTGTTCTACCCGCTGCATCTGCTGCCGTTCGGACTCGTCGCATTCGCCTGGCAACTCGGCCTTTTCGCGGCGCTGTACGGGGTCGTGCGGATCAGCCAGCGGCTGCTGGGGTGCACCAACCAGCGAACGGCGATGGTGTGGACGGCCGTCGGCATCTGGATCGAACCCCTTCGCAGCACGTTCGACTACGGCCAGATCAACGTGCTGTTGGTGCTCGCGGTGCTGTACGCGGTGTACAGCACGCGATGGTGGGTCTCGGGACTACTGGTCGGCCTCGCGGCCGGGGTGAAGCTGACGCCCGCGGTGGCGGGCCTGTACTTCCTCGGCGCCCGCCGGTGGGCCGCCGTCGTGTTCTCGGCGGTCGTGTTCCTCGCCACGGTGGGGATTTCGTGGCTGATCATCGGCGGCGAAACCCGTTACTACTTCAGAGAATTGCTGGGTGACGCGTCCCGGGTGGGACCGATCGGAACGTCGTTCAACCAGTCATGGCGCGGTGGGATATCGCGGATACTCGGACACGACGCGGGCTACGGGCCGCTGGTACTGGCCGGCATCGCGGTGACGGCCCTACTTGCGGTGCTGGCCTGGCGCGCGATCGGCGGGGCGTCGGACCGACTCGGGGCGATCGTCGTCGTACAGCTGTTCGGCCTCCTGCTGTCGCCGATCTCGTGGACGCACCACTGGGTGTGGCTCATCCCGTTGATGATCTGGCTGCTGCACGGGCCACTGCGGGACCGGCTCGGCGCGAAGGTGCTGGGGTGGGGGTGGCTGGCGCTGACCTTGATCGGGGTGCCGTGGCTGCTGAGCTTCGCGCAGCCGACGATCTGGGTCATCTCCCGGCCGTGGTACCTGGCCTGGGCGGGGCTGATCTACATCGTCGCCACGCTGGTAACGCTGGCGTGGATCGCGGCTACTGGCCGACGATCGCGTTGA
- a CDS encoding 4a-hydroxytetrahydrobiopterin dehydratase encodes MAVLTDDQVDAALPDLDGWERADGALRRSIKFGAFLDGIDAVRRVGEKAEEKDHHPDIDIRWRTVTFALVTHSEGGITDKDVEMAKEINAIVGQ; translated from the coding sequence ATGGCTGTATTGACGGACGACCAAGTGGACGCCGCACTGCCCGATCTCGACGGCTGGGAACGCGCCGACGGCGCCCTGCGCCGGTCGATCAAATTCGGAGCCTTCCTCGACGGTATCGATGCAGTGCGGCGCGTCGGCGAGAAGGCCGAGGAGAAAGACCATCATCCCGACATCGATATCCGTTGGCGGACAGTCACTTTCGCGTTGGTAACGCACTCCGAGGGCGGTATCACCGACAAGGACGTCGAGATGGCGAAGGAGATCAACGCGATCGTCGGCCAGTAG
- a CDS encoding (deoxy)nucleoside triphosphate pyrophosphohydrolase has translation MLNQKPNHIVVAGALIAANALLVAQRDRPPALAGLWELPGGKVAAGETDEAALVRELKEELGVDVTVGARLGVDVALAPATALRAYRVTQTGGSLHPNDHRALRWITVHELDDLDWVPADRTWLAELRAALTG, from the coding sequence GTGCTAAACCAGAAGCCGAATCATATCGTCGTCGCCGGTGCTCTGATCGCGGCTAACGCGCTGCTGGTCGCGCAACGTGACAGGCCGCCGGCCCTGGCCGGCCTGTGGGAACTGCCCGGCGGCAAGGTGGCCGCGGGTGAGACCGACGAGGCCGCGCTCGTCCGTGAGCTCAAAGAGGAACTAGGCGTCGACGTGACTGTCGGCGCCCGCCTCGGAGTCGACGTCGCGCTCGCGCCGGCGACCGCGCTGCGCGCCTACCGGGTCACCCAGACCGGGGGCAGCTTGCATCCCAACGACCACCGCGCGCTGCGCTGGATCACCGTCCACGAACTCGACGACCTGGACTGGGTGCCCGCCGACCGAACGTGGCTTGCCGAACTGCGCGCCGCGCTGACGGGTTGA